A region from the Triticum aestivum cultivar Chinese Spring chromosome 3D, IWGSC CS RefSeq v2.1, whole genome shotgun sequence genome encodes:
- the LOC123075369 gene encoding potassium transporter 6 has protein sequence MERRADANGDIVLEMASPGADGHQQGGDGGASGGRTLSFSQAYKMRHRTPQVFTVSQTLLLSFQSLGIVYGDLGTSPLYVFPSVVLPGADERDFLGILSLILWTLTLMSLVKYVLIVLRADDHGEGGTFALYSLLRQHVNFKGGTPAQVTRLPSDLQLRFHGKKKRSEPSRMQKFLEGSAAAQSVLTYVVLVGTSMVMGDGALTPAISVLSAVQGIQSRSPKIEQKHVVMLSVVILLLLFLFQQMGTGRVSFSFSPIMLVWFGSIAMIGLYNIIVYYPPVLKAVNPYYIYCYFARNGTAGWEQLGAVILCITGAEAMFADLGHFNKRSIQVAFSTVVYPSLILAYAGQAAYLIKNPADLSTAFYSSIPGGLFWPMFVVATLAAIVASQSLISASFSIIRQSIVLDYFPRATVRHTSDKYEGQVYCPEVNYLLMLFCVLITIGFQGGPEIGHAFGVAVIWVMLITTALMTVVMVVIWDVHPALAATFFTVYVAVEGLYMSSLMNKLAQGGWVPFAITAFFLVITVSWTYGRKKKGEYEAGHMISGNELATVVARSARVPGVCFFFTDLMNGIPPIVRHYAEHTGCLRELLLFVTVRRLPVTSVLPEERFLVAAEEEVPPGVYRSVVQYGYMDKQDMEGEEFLESVLAALKEIARTAEEAAMMDRACRSGVSVVIGRTILTASGGKQVHGWFRRFIVNHMYRFLQKNFNSGVSNIKLDHDKTMQVGMNYKIKLD, from the exons ATGGAGCGGCGCGCCGACGCGAATGGCGACATCGTCCTGGAGATGGCCTCTCCCGGCGCCGACGGGCACCAGcagggcggcgatggcggcgcaaGCGGTGGTCGGACCCTGAGCTTCAGCCAGGCGTACAAGATGCGACACCGGACACCTCAG GTGTTCACGGTGTCGCAGACGCTGTTGCTGAGCTTCCAGTCGCTGGGCATCGTGTACGGCGACCTGGGCACGTCGCCGCTGTACGTGTTCCCGTCCGTGGTCCTCCCCGGCGCCGACGAGCGCGACTTCCTCGGCATCCTCAGCCTCATCCTCTGGACGCTCACCCTGATGAGCCTGGTCAAGTACGTGCTCATCGTGCTCCGCGCCGACGACCACGGCGAGGGCGGCACCTTCGCGCTCTACTCGCTGCTGCGGCAGCACGTCAACTTCAAGGGCGGCACGCCGGCGCAGGTCACGCGGCTGCCCTCCGACCTTCAGCTCAGGTTCCACGGCAAGAAGAAGAGGTCGGAGCCGTCCCGCATGCAGAAGTTCCTCGAGGGCAGCGCCGCCGCGCAGTCGGTCCTCACCTACGTCGTGCTGGTCGGCACCTCCATGGTCATGGGCGACGGCGCCCTCACGCCGGCCATCTCAG TTCTTTCGGCCGTTCAAGGAATCCAATCGAGATCCCCCAAGATCGAACAAA AGCATGTGGTGATGCTGTCGGTGGTGATCCTGCTGCTGCTATTCCTTTTCCAGCAGATGGGCACCGGCAGGGTCAGCTTCTCCTTCTCCCCGATCATGCTCGTCTGGTTCGGGTCAATCGCCATGATCGGCCTCTACAACATCATCGTCTACTACCCGCCGGTTCTCAAGGCCGTCAACCCCTACTACATCTACTGCTACTTCGCCAGGAACGGGACCGCCGGCTGGGAGCAGCTCGGCGCCGTCATCCTCTGCATCACAG GCGCTGAAGCTATGTTTGCCGACTTGGGTCACTTCAACAAGAGATCAATTCAG GTGGCCTTCTCGACGGTGGTGTACCCGTCACTCATCCTCGCGTACGCCGGTCAGGCAGCGTACCTGATCAAGAACCCCGCCGACCTGAGCACGGCGTTCTACAGCAGCATCCCGGGTGGCCTCTTCTGGCCCATGTTCGTCGTGGCCaccctcgccgccatcgtcgccagcCAGTCGCTCATCTCCGCCAGCTTCTCCATCATCCGGCAGTCCATCGTGCTCGACTACTTCCCGCGCGCCACCGTGCGGCACACCTCCGACAAGTACGAGGGCCAGGTGTACTGCCCCGAGGTCAACTACCTGCTCATGCTCTTCTGCGTCCTCATCACCATCGGCTTCCAGGGCGGCCCGGAGATCGGCCACGCCTTCGGCGTCGCCGTCATATGGGTCATGCTCATCACCACCGCGCTCATGACGGTGGTCATGGTGGTGATCTGGGACGTGCACCCGGCGCTCGCCGCCACGTTCTTCACCGTCTACGTGGCCGTAGAGGGCCTGTACATGAGCTCCCTGATGAACAAGTTGGCGCAGGGCGGGTGGGTCCCGTTCGCCATCACCGCCTTCTTCCTGGTGATCACCGTGTCCTGGACCTACGGCCGGAAGAAGAAGGGCGAGTACGAGGCCGGCCACATGATCTCCGGCAACGAGCTCGCCACGGTCGTGGCCAGGTCGGCCCGCGTGCCGGGGGTCTGCTTCTTCTTCACGGACCTCATGAACGGCATCCCGCCCATCGTGCGCCACTACGCGGAGCACACCGGCTGCCTCCGCGAGCTGCTGCTGTTCGTCACCGTCAGGAGGCTGCCGGTGACCTCGGTGCTGCCCGAGGAGCGGTTCCTTGtcgcggcggaggaggaggtgccgcCAGGGGTGTACAGGTCCGTGGTGCAGTACGGGTACATGGACAAGCAGGACATGGAAGGCGAGGAGTTCCTCGAGTCGGTGCTCGCGGCGCTCAAGGAGATCGCCCGCACAGCCGAGGAGGCCGCCATGATGGATCGGGCCTGCAGGAGCGGGGTGAGCGTCGTGATCGGGAGGACGATCCTGACGGCGAGCGGCGGGAAGCAAGTGCACGGCTGGTTCAGGCGATTCATCGTCAATCACATGTACAGGTTCCtgcagaagaacttcaactccggCGTTTCCAACATCAAGTTAGATCATGACAAGACGATGCAGGTTGGGATGAACTATAAGATCAAGCTAGATTGA